In a single window of the Rhopalosiphum padi isolate XX-2018 chromosome 1, ASM2088224v1, whole genome shotgun sequence genome:
- the LOC132917785 gene encoding uncharacterized protein LOC132917785, which translates to MHRLSVFCCAAAALSLFAAAQATETALEFGGKLLDDCGTDWTCAKPKLLKFIGQTAEKDELRLTRDLSLKRTHDGNDEDQVANSIPNGEEYKKAVDSNSALRMLDRIDDFLSTHELRVSLPEELGSSVGQVKMPLVDQGHSSVAQQGRSRGFVRKIVIPFLLGLKFKTTVLIPIAIALIALKTWKALTLGLLSLVLSAAMVIYRFTKPKVVGVEILHYPSPVHAHHHDGYAHARAYSAQQPEQ; encoded by the exons ATGCATCGTCTGTCCGTGTTCTGTTGCGCCGCTGCTGCACTGTCGCTGTTCGCCGCCGCccag GCGACGGAGACCGCACTGGAATTCGGCGGAAAACTGTTGGACGACTGCGGTACCGATTGGACGTGCGCCAAGCCCAAACTTCTCAAGTTCATTGGCCAGACCGCGGAAAAGGACGAGCTCAGATTGACCAGAGACCTTTCGCTGAAACGCACCCACGACGGCAATGACGAAGATCAAGTCGCCAACtcg ATTCCCAACGGCGAGGAATACAAGAAGGCTGTGGACAGTAACTCGGCACTCCGCATGTTGGACAGAATCGACGACTTCCTGAGCACCCACGAGCTTCGAGTCAGCCTGCCCGAAGAACTTGGATCGTCCGTCGGACAAGTGAAAATGCCACTGGTCGACCAAGGCCACTCCTCCGTCGCCCAACAAGGCCGAA GCCGCGGTTTCGTCCGCAAAATAGTCATTCCGTTCCTCTTGGGCCTGAAGTTCAAGACCACCGTTCTGATCCCGATCGCCATCGCTCTGATTGCGTTGAAGACGTGGAAGGCACTGACCCTGGGTCTGCTGTCACTGGTTCTGTCCGCCGCAATGGTCATCTACAGGTTCACCAAGCCCAAAGTTGTCGGCGTGGAAATATTGCACTACCCGTCACCAGTGCACGCACACCACCACGACGGGTACGCTCACGCCAGAGCGTACAGCGCACAACAGCCCGAACAGTGA